ATCCTGTTGAATATAACAAATTTAATGGAACCTTTATGAAAGCTATATGTACAGAATTACCGGATCAGCTATATCAGGAGGTAAGAATCCTTGTTGAAAAAGGCTGGTTTCGAAATGAAGATGACATTATTTTAGAAGCCCTGAGACGTTTTCTGGATACCCATAAGGTTGAACTAATGGAAAAGTTTATTCAGGAAGACGTTGAATGGGGACTGCATGGCGAAGACTGACTATAAGACAGTTGTTATTTGTGACACAGGCCCAATAATTTTTATTATGCCGGTTATTTGGGTATCAGCGGCCAAAATAGCGGGAATAATATAATGATTGTTATGAATAAAAGTAGTGTCAACGGTAAGCCGACTTTTAAAAAGTCTCTGAAACGATAACCTCCCGGCCCTATAATCATCAGGTTAACCGGGTGTCCAAGGGGTGTCATAAAGGCCATTGATGTTGCTAAAGCTACGCCCATGACCATAGACCGTGGATTTGCACCAATGTTCCGGGCTGCCTGAATAGCAATAGGGGCCATGATGGCGGCCACAGCAGCACCATTCATGGCTTGGGTTAACAATACAGTAAGCCAGAACAACCCCACCAGCAGAGCAAGCGGTCCGGCCGGTCCGGCTATTTGAATTAACCATTCTGCAAGTAATGATGCAGCACCGGTCTTAGTGATTGCAATGCCCATCGGCAGCATCCCGGCAACCAGGAATATGGTTTTCCATTCAACAGATTGGTAGGCATGGTCCATCGTCAAAACGCCGAGAAGCACCATTGCCAGCGCCCCTCCCAGCATTGCCTCACCAACGATTGTCGGCTGGAGTGCCGCCACCAGCAAAACTATGCACATTATGATTAATGCCAACCGGCCTTTGCCGGGTACTAATTTTACTTTTTCTTTACCATTCGCCAGTAATATGATATCCGGTTCAGTGTGTAGTATCCGCAAACGCTCGCGCGGCCCTTGCATGAGAAGTGCATCCCCGAACTGAAGAGGCAGGTCGGTCAGGCTGGTCCTGATTCTTTGTCCGCCGCGCCAGACCGCCAGC
The genomic region above belongs to Nitrospirota bacterium and contains:
- a CDS encoding CopG family transcriptional regulator is translated as MKAICTELPDQLYQEVRILVEKGWFRNEDDIILEALRRFLDTHKVELMEKFIQEDVEWGLHGED